One Glandiceps talaboti chromosome 2, keGlaTala1.1, whole genome shotgun sequence genomic region harbors:
- the LOC144449088 gene encoding dynein axonemal assembly factor 10-like, whose amino-acid sequence MDKPQIIAHVQKSLNYTLFDSKWIPCSAKFVVLGCHARQTGAFQIYEISHGDVKLIHETEKTKAFKCGTFGASSLQQRNFATGDFDGKLMIWDLEKTELPIYSVKAHSEIINCMDGVGGLGIGEGAPEIVTGSRDGTVKVWDPRQKDEPVAKMEPAEGETKRDCWAVAFGHAYNKADRVVAAGYDNGDIKMFDLRAMSLRWEKNISNGICGLEFDRKDINMNKLAATTLESKFHVFDLRTQHPQKGFAYCTEKAHKSTIWGVRHLPQNRDLFMTLGGNGSCNLWKYEYPGKRSKEDKDGVEEGVPGSVQLLQNAVIATQPVASFDWSPDKAGLAVCTGFDQTLRVLIVTKLNQY is encoded by the exons ATGGACAAGCCACAGATAATAGCACATGTACAGAAATCTTTGAATTATACACTGTTCGATTCTAAGTGGATTCCATGCAGTGCTAAGTTCGTCGTACTAGGATGTCATGCTCGTCAAACAGGTGCCTTCCAAATTTACGAAATTTCACATGGTGACGTCAAATTAATACATGAG ACTGAGAAAACCAAAGCTTTTAAATGTGGTACATTTGGAGCATCCAGTCTTCAACAACGAAATTTTGCCACAGGGGACTTCGATGGAAAACTTATGATATG gGACCTTGAAAAAACAGAACTGCCCATCTATTCTGTCAAGGCACATAGTGAAATCATTAATTGCATGGATGGTGTTGGAGGCCTTGGTATCGGTGAAGGAGCTCCTGAAATAGTAACGGGCAGTAGAGATG GTACCGTGAAAGTATGGGATCCTCGGCAAAAGGATGAACCTGTTGCCAAGATGGAACCAGCAGAGGGGGAAACAAAGAGAGATTGTTGGGCTGTAGCATTTG GGCATGCATATAACAAAGCAGATCGTGTTGTAGCAGCAGGCTATGATAATGGAGACATCAAAATGTTTGATCTTAGAGCTATGTCACTGAGATGGGAGAAGAACATATCTAATGGC ATTTGTGGTTTAGAGTTTGATAGAAAAGACATTAATATGAATAAATTGGCTGCAACAACATTAGAAAGTAAATTCCATGTGTTTGATTTGAGAACACAACATCCACAGAAAGGCTTTGCATATTGCACAGAAAAG GCACACAAGTCTACAATTTGGGGAGTAAGACATTTACCACAGAATAGAGATCTTTTTATGACATTAGGAGGCAATGGTTCTTGTAATCTATGGAAATA tgAGTATCCAGGGAAACGGAGTAAAGAAGACAAAGATGGTGTAGAGGAAGGTGTGCCTGGATCAGTTCAACTTTTACAAAATGCAGTCATAGCAACACAACCTGTAGCTTCATTTGACTGGAGTCCAGACAAGGCAGGGTTGGCAGTATGTACTGGATTTGATCAGACATTGAGAGTTCTTATCGTTACCAAACTGAATCAGTATTAA
- the LOC144448714 gene encoding fumarate hydratase, mitochondrial-like, which translates to MVVIVKLLGTLTTSVSVLRTCRKFDNFGTITLRRMTTFRTEQDSFGPIQVPSDKYYGANTARSVRNFPIGGVSERMPIPLIRAFGILKKAAAIVNKDYGLDPDKADYIVKAADEVICGKLDDHFPLVIWQTGSGTQTNMNVNEVISNRAIEMTGGVIGSKDPIHPNDHVNKSQSSNDTFPTAMHIAAAQEINSRLLPGLQILHDALEEKSRQFENIVKIGRTHLQDAVPLTLGQELSGYVTQISNGIQRVCATLPRLHQLAVGGTAVGTGLNTRVGFAEKVAAKIAELTNLPFTSAPNKFEALAAHDAMVEVHGALNVIACSLMKIANDIRLLGSGPRCGIGELVLPENEPGSSIMPGKVNPTQCEAVTMVAAQVMGNHTAVSIGASNGHLELNVFKPMIVANVLQSLRLLGDASASFTQNCIVGIQPNTIQIGRYLKESLMLVTSLNTHIGYDKAAQIAKLAHSEGLTLKEAALKLGHLTAEQFDEWVRPHRMIGPKD; encoded by the exons ATGGTGGTGATTGTCAAACTATTGGGTACTCTCACTACTTCCGTCAGTGTCCTGAGAACGTGTCGAAAGTTCGATAACTTTGGAACCATAACATTGAGAAGAATG ACTACTTTCCGAACTGAACAAGACAGCTTTGGACCCATACAGGTACCAAGTGATAAATACTATGGTGCAAATACAGCAAGGTCTGTGCGCAACTTTCCAATTGGAGGTGTCAGTGAGCGGATGCCT ATACCCTTAATCAGAGCATTTGGTATTCTGAAGAAAGCTGCAGCAATAGTCAACAAGGACTATGGGTTAGATCCTGACAAAGCAGATTATATAGTGAAAGCAGCAGATGAG GTAATATGTGGTAAGTTGGACGACCACTTCCCATTGGTGATATGGCAGACAGGTTCTGGAACACAAACCaatatgaatgtgaatgaaGTGATCAGTAATAGAGCCATTGAAATGACAGGTGGTGTCATCGGTAGTAAAGATCCTATTCATCCTAATGACCATGTCAATAAAAGCCAG AGTTCCAATGATACGTTTCCAACTGCCATGCACATAGCAGCAGCCCAGGAAATTAACAGTCGGCTACTTCCTGGTCTACAAATACTCCATGATGCTTTAGAAGAGAAATCCAGGCAATTTGAGAACATTGTGAAAATTGGAAGAACACACTTGCAG GATGCTGTTCCATTGACTTTAGGACAAGAACTAAGTGGTTATGTAACACAGATATCAAATGGTATTCAAAGAGTATGTGCAACATTACCCAGGCTTCATCAACTTGCAGTAG GTGGTACAGCAGTTGGTACTGGTCTAAATACAAGGGTTGGATTTGCAGAGAAAGTGGCAGCTAAAATTGCAGAACTTACAA ACTTGCCCTTCACATCAGCACCTAACAAATTTGAGGCCTTGGCAGCCCATGATGCTATGGTAGAAGTACATGGTGCATTAAATGTGATTGCCTGTAGTCTGATGAAAATAGCCAATGATATCAGACTACTTGGTTCAGGCCCCAGATGTGGAATAGGTGAATTGGTTTTACCGGAGAATGAACCAGGAAGCAGTATTATGCCAG GTAAAGTGAATCCCACACAGTGTGAAGCTGTAACCATGGTAGCAGCCCAAGTGATGGGTAACCACACAGCAGTTTCTATAGGTGCAAGTAATGGTCATTTGGAACTCAATGTCTTCAAACCAATGATAGTAGCCAATGTTTTACAATCACTGCGTCTCCTTGGTGACGCAAGTGCTTCCTTCACCCAGAACTGCATTGTGGGAATCCAACCAAACACCATCCAGATAGGTCGGTACTTGAAGGAGTCTCTCATGTTGGTGACAAGTCTCAATACACACATAGGCTATGACAAAGCTGCTCAAATTGCCAAGTTGGCCCACTCTGAAGGCTTGACACTGAAAGAGGCCGCTTTGAAACTTGGTCATCTTACAGCTGAACAGTTTGACGAATGGGTGAGACCACACAGAATGATAGGCCCCAAAGACTGA